In Bacteroides cellulosilyticus, the genomic stretch TTCAATACTAAAACTTTCATTATTATATACTCAGATTTAATGGTTATTTTTGATTCTTTGCTGCAATAGCCTGGTTGGCAGTAATTGCAATCATGCGATAAACATCTTCGATGGAGCAACCGCGTGAAAGGTCGTTCACCGGACGGGCAATACCCTGCAAGATGGGACCTACCGCATCTGCATGACCTAAACGCTGTACCAATTTATAGGAAATATTACCAACCTCAAGACTCGGCACAATCAGCACATTCGCATTTCCTGCAATTGCAGAACCCGGAGCTTTGCTGGCACCTACTTCCGGAACCAATGCGGCATCAGCCTGCAATTCACCGTCGAGAGCCAAGTCGGGATCCATCTCATGTGCAATCTTTACAGCCTCAATCACTTTATCCACAACTTCGTGTTTAGCAGAGCCTTTGGTTGAGAAGCTGAGCATTGCCACTTTCGGTTCCATACCTACTACAGACTTAGCCGTGCGAGCTGTACAAACAGCAATCTGCGCCAACTGTTCTGCATCGGGCACCGGAGTCACAGCTACATCACCCATTACCAAAATACCGTTCTTTCCATATT encodes the following:
- the pta gene encoding phosphate acetyltransferase, which codes for MQRLINEIVERAKADRQRIVLPEGTEERTLKAANQILTDGVADLILLGNPDEINACATEWGLGNISKATIIDPENHPKKEEYAQLLCELRKKKGMTIEEARKLVVNPLYLGCLIIKNGDADGQLAGARNTTGDVLRPALQIIKTTPGITCVSGAMLLLTHAPEYGKNGILVMGDVAVTPVPDAEQLAQIAVCTARTAKSVVGMEPKVAMLSFSTKGSAKHEVVDKVIEAVKIAHEMDPDLALDGELQADAALVPEVGASKAPGSAIAGNANVLIVPSLEVGNISYKLVQRLGHADAVGPILQGIARPVNDLSRGCSIEDVYRMIAITANQAIAAKNQK